One segment of Marvinbryantia formatexigens DSM 14469 DNA contains the following:
- a CDS encoding nitrous oxide-stimulated promoter family protein, with the protein MIKDVQTKREREKAMVSQMIALYCRKQHGSKNGLCPECAALDAYARQRSEKCPFMETKTFCSNCKVHCYKPEMREKIRAVMRYSGPRMIFHHPVAAIRHVLETKKEKKLMKN; encoded by the coding sequence ATGATAAAGGATGTACAGACAAAAAGGGAGCGGGAAAAAGCAATGGTCTCCCAGATGATCGCCCTCTACTGCCGCAAACAGCACGGAAGCAAAAACGGACTTTGCCCGGAATGCGCCGCGCTCGATGCCTACGCAAGGCAGCGAAGCGAGAAGTGTCCGTTTATGGAGACAAAAACCTTCTGCTCCAACTGTAAGGTACACTGCTATAAGCCGGAAATGCGCGAGAAAATCCGCGCAGTGATGCGCTACAGTGGACCGCGGATGATCTTTCATCATCCGGTGGCGGCGATACGCCATGTCCTGGAGACGAAAAAAGAAAAGAAGCTTATGAAAAACTGA
- a CDS encoding 2-hydroxyacyl-CoA dehydratase subunit D, whose product MEVVKTFGHCVEQLSESHQGTARWLLKTGWQAQRLRFQFAPDKRLLPADQYLARLMMDTMLRPLQRPQESAIVSVFTPCELLQEVGLGPYNVESFSCYLSGSQAERACLQQAENEGLSETLCSYHKTFIGAAKRGILPKPKCIVYTNLVCDANLLTFRYLAELFDVPAFAIDVPFEQNGENVRYVAEQLRELAAFLEENTGKKISESALKERLKRSRATLENIHQCQLRRADRYVPTDLVTPLYGGMTSHLLLGTPEEEKYTEMLLRDISAAPETHGKRIYWMHTIPFWSDAVKKELLLNENAQIVGCELFQTFDLEGREFNPDRPYEAMAERMVYHSLNGGVLRRIEAGIRHAREAGADGAVWFGHWGCKHTLGGSQLAKKKFEEAGIPLLILDGDGCDRSHGGEGQTATRLGAFLEMLEEGKSK is encoded by the coding sequence ATGGAAGTTGTAAAAACATTTGGACACTGTGTAGAGCAGTTAAGTGAAAGCCATCAGGGGACAGCCAGATGGCTTTTAAAGACCGGCTGGCAGGCGCAGAGACTGCGCTTTCAGTTTGCACCGGATAAGCGGCTTCTGCCGGCAGACCAGTATCTGGCGCGTCTGATGATGGATACCATGCTGAGGCCGCTTCAAAGACCGCAGGAATCCGCCATCGTGAGCGTATTTACACCCTGCGAGCTTTTGCAGGAGGTGGGGCTTGGACCGTATAATGTGGAAAGCTTTTCCTGTTACCTCTCCGGCTCCCAGGCGGAGAGGGCCTGTCTTCAGCAGGCGGAGAACGAGGGGCTTTCCGAAACCCTCTGCAGCTACCACAAAACCTTTATCGGCGCGGCAAAAAGAGGAATTCTGCCGAAACCGAAATGCATCGTATATACGAATCTTGTCTGCGACGCGAATCTTCTTACCTTCCGGTATCTGGCGGAGCTGTTCGACGTGCCCGCCTTTGCAATAGACGTTCCCTTCGAGCAGAACGGGGAAAACGTGCGGTACGTGGCAGAACAGCTAAGAGAACTGGCTGCCTTTCTGGAAGAAAACACGGGGAAAAAGATAAGTGAATCCGCTCTTAAAGAGCGTCTGAAACGAAGCAGGGCTACCCTGGAAAATATACATCAGTGTCAGCTCAGACGGGCGGACCGGTATGTTCCCACGGATCTGGTCACTCCGCTCTACGGCGGTATGACCAGTCATCTTCTTCTGGGAACCCCGGAGGAGGAAAAATATACGGAAATGCTGCTTCGGGACATCAGCGCTGCACCGGAGACGCACGGAAAAAGAATTTACTGGATGCACACGATTCCCTTCTGGTCCGACGCAGTGAAAAAAGAGCTTCTTTTAAATGAAAACGCGCAGATTGTCGGCTGCGAGCTTTTCCAGACCTTTGATCTGGAGGGAAGAGAATTTAATCCGGACAGACCCTATGAGGCTATGGCTGAACGGATGGTTTACCACAGCTTAAACGGCGGCGTACTGCGCCGGATCGAGGCAGGAATCCGTCATGCAAGGGAGGCGGGCGCGGATGGAGCCGTGTGGTTTGGACACTGGGGCTGTAAGCACACGCTGGGAGGCTCTCAGCTGGCGAAGAAAAAATTTGAGGAGGCGGGAATTCCTCTTTTGATTCTGGATGGCGACGGCTGCGACAGAAGTCATGGAGGGGAAGGCCAGACGGCTACCAGACTGGGAGCGTTTCTGGAAATGCTTGAGGAGGGAAAAAGCAAATGA
- the cydC gene encoding thiol reductant ABC exporter subunit CydC, with translation MKRRSGFTVMTKLIGLVKPLTGYMILAVTMGLIGHLCASFITILGGYAFLEVLGFDMGLSVGVIFGCVLVFALLRAVLRYAEQACNHYIAFKLLALIRDKVFRALRRLCPAKLEGRDKGDLISVITSDIELLEVFYAHTISPVVIAFFFTIVMCLFIGSFHPALGLLALAAYLVVGVVIPLITSRLSGEDGIRFRTKSGDLSSFVLDSLRGLSETLQYGQGEARLAGMNEKTSELAKDEERLKRTSGRNAAVTNTVILAADLVMLFAAAALYQRGQVDFSGVLIPVIALFSSFGPAVALANLGSTLQNTFAAGNRVLDILEEEPAVEEVTGKPEITFDGASAEHVTFSYGAETILEDVSLRMEPGIIGITGRSGSGKSTLLKLFMRFWNVQQGSISLSGVPVSEMNTTNLREMESFVTQETHLFHDSIRNNLRIAKLDATDAEIEEACRKASVHDFIMSLPQGYDTPVGELGDTLSGGERQRLGLARAFLHDAPFLLLDEPTSNLDSLNEAVILKSLREEQAGRTVALVSHRQSTMRIADKVYSVEKLSKAGGRKS, from the coding sequence ATGAAAAGAAGAAGCGGATTTACGGTTATGACAAAGCTGATAGGTCTGGTGAAGCCTCTGACCGGCTATATGATCCTGGCGGTGACGATGGGACTTATCGGACATCTCTGCGCCTCTTTTATCACGATTCTGGGCGGCTATGCGTTTCTGGAGGTGCTGGGCTTTGATATGGGGCTTTCCGTTGGCGTGATTTTCGGCTGTGTTCTTGTATTTGCGCTGCTGCGGGCGGTTCTGCGCTATGCGGAGCAGGCGTGCAACCATTACATCGCGTTTAAGCTGCTGGCGCTGATACGCGATAAGGTGTTCCGGGCGCTGCGCAGGCTCTGCCCGGCAAAGCTGGAGGGCAGGGATAAGGGAGATCTGATTTCCGTGATTACCTCGGATATCGAGCTGCTGGAGGTGTTTTACGCGCATACAATCTCTCCGGTGGTGATCGCGTTTTTCTTTACCATCGTGATGTGCCTGTTTATCGGCTCCTTCCATCCGGCGCTGGGGCTGCTGGCGCTTGCCGCATATCTGGTAGTCGGTGTTGTAATTCCGCTCATTACCTCCCGGCTGAGCGGGGAGGACGGCATCCGGTTCCGCACAAAATCGGGCGATCTGAGCAGTTTTGTGCTGGACAGCCTGCGGGGGCTTTCCGAGACGCTTCAGTATGGGCAGGGGGAAGCGCGTCTGGCGGGAATGAATGAGAAAACCAGTGAACTGGCAAAGGATGAGGAGCGGCTGAAGCGCACGTCTGGCAGAAACGCGGCGGTTACGAACACGGTAATTCTGGCGGCGGACCTTGTGATGCTCTTTGCGGCGGCAGCGCTGTACCAGCGCGGGCAGGTGGATTTTTCCGGCGTGCTGATACCGGTCATTGCGCTGTTTTCCTCCTTTGGTCCGGCGGTTGCCCTGGCAAACCTGGGAAGTACGCTGCAGAATACTTTTGCGGCGGGGAACCGTGTGCTGGATATTCTGGAGGAGGAGCCGGCGGTGGAGGAAGTGACGGGAAAACCGGAGATTACCTTTGACGGGGCGTCTGCAGAGCACGTTACCTTCTCCTATGGCGCAGAGACGATTCTGGAGGATGTATCGCTGCGGATGGAGCCTGGCATTATCGGCATTACCGGCAGGAGCGGAAGTGGAAAATCCACGCTGCTCAAGCTGTTTATGCGGTTCTGGAACGTGCAGCAGGGCAGCATAAGCCTCTCCGGCGTGCCGGTCTCCGAAATGAATACGACGAATCTGCGGGAAATGGAAAGCTTTGTCACGCAGGAGACGCATCTGTTTCATGACAGTATCAGAAATAATCTGCGGATCGCAAAGCTGGATGCTACGGATGCGGAAATAGAGGAGGCATGTCGGAAAGCCTCCGTCCATGATTTCATTATGAGCCTGCCGCAGGGCTACGATACTCCGGTGGGAGAGCTTGGCGATACGCTCTCCGGCGGCGAGCGGCAGCGCCTGGGGCTTGCGCGGGCATTTCTGCACGATGCGCCGTTTCTGCTGCTGGACGAGCCGACCAGCAATCTCGACAGCCTCAACGAGGCGGTGATTTTAAAATCGCTGCGCGAGGAGCAGGCGGGAAGAACGGTGGCGCTGGTATCACACCGGCAGTCGACCATGCGGATCGCGGATAAGGTGTATTCCGTGGAGAAGCTGTCAAAGGCAGGCGGGAGGAAAAGCTGA
- a CDS encoding ABC transporter ATP-binding protein/permease has protein sequence MINKRLIGTVPESRKYVAANVALQWCSLAANIVLMSAITGLLASLLAKNADRGDFLRTAAAAVFALAVRFVCTLFASRMGYLSSRAVKRTLRELIYQKLLRLGASYQEQIRTSEIVQVAVEGVDQLETYFGAYLPQFFYAMLAPLTLFVCLCFVNMPSAVVLLICVPLIPVAIAAVQTWAKKLLSKYWGQYTALGDTFLENLQGLTTLKIYQADGYKNEEMNRESEKFRKITMKVLTMQLNSITIMDLIAYGGAALGIIMAVTQLRAGAVSPAGCLLIILLAADFFIPMRQLGSFFHIAMNGMAASDKIFRLLDLPEEETGTEDFPEECTITCRNLCFSYEENREILHGVNMEFAQGSFTAIVGERGCGKSTVASILMGRNKGYLGTVRIGGRELGSIREAELMKNITYISHQSYLFKGTVRDNLCMGKPDASDEELWSVLARVKLADFLKSERGLDTELNERASNLSGGQCQRLALARALLHDSPVYIFDEATSNIDVESENDIMREIWALAEEKTVILISHRLANVTGADRIYVMEHGDVQESGRHEELVALGGVYAELWNAQQSLENYGNLCAGKTEEKEAE, from the coding sequence ATGATAAACAAACGGCTGATTGGAACAGTTCCGGAGAGCAGAAAATATGTCGCCGCCAATGTGGCGCTGCAGTGGTGCTCTCTGGCGGCGAATATTGTGCTGATGTCCGCCATCACGGGACTTCTGGCGTCGCTGCTTGCGAAAAATGCGGACAGGGGAGATTTTCTGCGGACGGCGGCCGCCGCGGTCTTTGCGCTGGCGGTGCGCTTTGTTTGCACCCTTTTTGCGAGCCGCATGGGTTATCTGTCCTCGCGGGCAGTCAAGCGGACGCTGCGGGAGCTGATTTATCAGAAGCTGCTGCGCCTGGGTGCCTCCTACCAGGAGCAGATACGGACATCGGAGATCGTGCAGGTGGCTGTGGAGGGCGTCGACCAGCTGGAGACATATTTCGGAGCATACCTTCCGCAGTTTTTCTACGCAATGCTTGCGCCGCTGACGCTGTTTGTGTGTCTCTGCTTTGTAAACATGCCCTCCGCCGTTGTTCTGCTTATCTGCGTCCCGCTGATTCCGGTGGCGATTGCGGCGGTGCAGACCTGGGCGAAAAAGCTTTTGTCAAAATACTGGGGACAGTATACGGCGCTCGGCGACACATTCCTGGAAAATCTGCAGGGGCTGACGACCCTAAAAATTTACCAGGCGGACGGCTATAAAAATGAGGAAATGAACCGGGAATCCGAAAAATTCCGCAAAATCACCATGAAGGTTCTGACGATGCAGCTTAATTCTATCACAATCATGGATTTGATTGCCTACGGCGGGGCGGCGCTGGGAATCATTATGGCGGTAACGCAGTTAAGAGCGGGAGCGGTGTCCCCGGCGGGCTGCCTGTTGATTATTCTTCTGGCGGCGGATTTCTTTATTCCGATGAGACAGCTTGGCAGCTTTTTCCACATCGCCATGAACGGTATGGCGGCGAGCGATAAAATTTTCCGCCTGCTGGACCTTCCGGAGGAGGAGACGGGGACGGAGGATTTTCCGGAAGAATGCACCATCACCTGCCGGAATCTGTGCTTTTCCTATGAGGAGAACAGGGAAATTCTGCACGGCGTGAATATGGAGTTTGCGCAGGGCAGCTTTACCGCCATCGTCGGGGAGAGAGGCTGCGGCAAATCTACCGTTGCCTCCATTCTGATGGGCAGAAATAAAGGCTATCTGGGAACGGTAAGGATTGGCGGCAGAGAGCTGGGCAGTATCCGCGAGGCGGAGCTGATGAAAAATATCACGTATATCAGCCATCAGAGCTATCTTTTTAAGGGAACGGTCCGGGATAACCTCTGCATGGGAAAGCCGGACGCTTCCGATGAAGAGCTCTGGAGCGTGCTTGCGCGTGTGAAGCTGGCGGATTTTCTGAAGAGCGAGCGCGGGCTGGATACGGAGCTTAATGAGCGCGCTTCCAATCTCTCCGGGGGACAGTGCCAGCGGCTTGCGCTTGCGCGGGCGCTGCTTCACGACAGCCCGGTGTATATTTTTGACGAGGCGACTTCAAATATCGATGTGGAGAGCGAAAATGATATTATGCGCGAAATCTGGGCGCTGGCAGAGGAAAAGACGGTAATTCTGATTTCACACCGGCTGGCGAATGTGACAGGCGCCGACAGGATTTATGTGATGGAGCACGGGGATGTGCAGGAGAGCGGCAGGCATGAGGAGCTGGTCGCTTTAGGCGGCGTTTATGCAGAGCTGTGGAATGCGCAGCAGAGCCTGGAAAATTACGGGAACCTGTGCGCGGGCAAAACGGAAGAGAAGGAGGCAGAGTAA